In the genome of Bradyrhizobium sp. CB3481, the window GGGACCGGCCTGGCAATCTTCGGTCAGCGAGCAGGTGCCCGCGGCGGCGCTGCCGTCCGCGATCGCGCTCAACGGGATCAGCCGCAATATTGCGCAAAGCGTGGGGCCGGCAATCGGAGGTTTCGTTGTGGCGGCGGCAAGTGCAGTTGCCGCGTTCGCGCTCAACGCGTTGCTCTATCTTCCGCTGATGGTCGCGCTGTTCCAGTGGCAGCGCATCTCCGAACCCACGCGACTGCCGCCAGAAAAGCTCAGCGCGCCATCATCTCGGGCGTCCGCTACATCAGCAATTCGCCATCGATCAAGATCGTGCTGATCGCACCATCGTGACCGAAGTAATTGGCGGCGCCATCTTGGCGCTGATGCCGCTCGTAGTGCGCGACCTCCTGCATGCCGGTGCCCGGACCTATGGCATCATGATTGCCCGCTATTTCCGTAGACTGGGTGAAGCAATCCGGAACGACGCGATCAGCATCAATGATCTTGTTTGCCTTACGTCGCGTGCAGTGGTCATACCCCCGCCCTCCACTCCAATTGAGGCCGGAATGTCCACGGCGGTCGTCCGCGAGCTCTCGGGCCGCATCAATTCTTGACATCTGCCTTTGGCACCAGTGTATCGGGAGCGTGTTTGGCGGACGCGTGGCGTGCGCACATAGCGCTATGCTCGGTCAGTTCTCACATTTATTGCATGAGCGCCGAGGCCTGTTCGAAGAACTCCCGTCCCCACTTTGCGTTAGTCCCGATCTTGTTGTTGAGTCGATTAGCTATGCGCGGTCCATCTCACGGTGATCGGCGCGTTCGGACGAGGCGAAATCATGCCTCGCACATTGCCACCAACCAACGCATGGCGTGCAGTTCCATCCGGAATCGATATTGACCCCTACAAGGGCACGTGCTGCTTATGAACTTGTTGCGTCTCTCAGACTAATGACTGTAAGCATCGGAGACCACCTCCGCAGTAACTCACGAAAGCCAATCCCGGCTGCCTTGCGTGTCCCAAGGCGCACGCGTCGCGGCCAATTATGCAACATGTCGGCGTCTGCAGCGCGGCACCCGAACACCCGGAGCGAGACAATTACGAGTTCTCGGCTACTGACAGCGCCTCTCCGTCCTGGCGACGCAGAATGAACGTGGGTTCCTCATCACGTCTCGAAAATCACAAGCCCCAGCGGCACACAGCGTGATATGGATGAGTTGTTTACAACAAGCGCATCAATTTCCCGCCGTGCCCTCTCGGTGTCAAGCGACGTCCGGATTTAACCCCGCGACGACATGAGGAAGTTACCCCGTCGTTTTGCAGGAGATATGATCCGCACGTCCAAGCCAAGGCGGCAGAGCTCCGAGACATTGTTTTCCGGGGCCAGCAGCGGCATGCAGACCGTTGCGCAGGACCCACCGCGCGGGCTGGATGAGAAAGCGTCCGGCCATGATTGCTAGGAGGCGGCCACAACTACCCGCGGCCGCGCGGCTTCGGTTTGCTTGAGAATGGCGTTGGTCACACGCAGCTTGAAGATACCGGACTTTCGGAATGCTCGAGCTTCAGTTCTACCGGTACGCAGCTATCGAACCAGAGATAAATAGCTCGGCACGAGCTCGCCGGACAAATGATCCGTTGCAGGATGATTCGCGCGCCCAGATCAGTGTGTTTCTAAGTGCGCCGCTCGCGTTCCGGCGATCTGGCGGATTACGTCCAGCGCGTGTTGCCTTACAGAGTGTTGGAAACGCAAACAGAATGAGGATCGCTGATCACACGATGCAATGTGCGCGCCAGAAGCAATGCTTTGCCATTCGGGCTTTCCTGAAACCAGCATGCAATTAGAGACCTGCTTCGTGCATTGAGCCTCATTCGGCGAGCCAAAAGCAAAAAGGAGGTGTGTTGGGCATATTAAAAAAGATTTCGGGAAGGTCCCCCGGGGTCATGCCGGGGGCCCATGTTAATGAAGGTTGAACTTTATGATGTAGTCTTTACTGTTTTGCGTTGGCTGACAGAGACTCAGAAGTTGCGCCGAGCGTTGAGGAGCAGAGAGAGGGTATTCTGGTCCTTGAACTCGTAAGTCGCGGTCGGTTTGGGAGCACCCGGGCCGAAAAGCGAGGTTCCCGACATCTTCTGGTCGAGGTGGACCCAGAGGAGTTCCGCCGCGAACGACAGGTTCTTGACGGGAGTCCAACGGGTGATGACACCGAGCTGCGCAACGTTGAAGCTTGGATCGCAGGTGTAGGTCGCGCCCTGGCCAGGATGGGTAACCGCGAAGGCGGCGCAGTACGCACCCTTGGCGGTCGACAGATCGCCCACGGCGCCATCGTAACGGACCGCAGAGTAGCTGCCGAACAAGCTCGTCGACCAATAGGGATCCCAGTTGTGATTGAACGCTCCGCGGATGCCCCAGGCCTTGGTCAGCTTGAGCTGGCCGTCGCCACCGAAGGCCGCCGGTAGGTAGATGGCGTCCGAGGTCGCACCGAGACCGATGCTCTGGTAAGCACCTGCAGCACTCGTACCCGAGAACATCGCGAAGCTCGGCGAAAACCCCGAGGTCGAGATCACGTTCTTGGTCGTACCCACGGCGTAGGACGCATCTATCTTGATGTCGTCGCCAGGACCGGTCGGCAGATTCTTGACCTGCAATGCAGCCATCACCGAACCGCCCCACTTGCTGGCGGGGTGACCGGAGATTTCCGACAGAGCGCTAGGAGCTGCGGTGCCAGCCGTCAGGGTATCGTAGGAGCCGGAGACTTCATGCGCAGCAGCCGAAAACTGGAACAGACCCCAGGCCTGATCGACGCGGATGTTGCCCACGATATCCGGCGCGTGCACGTTTGCATAGGCGTTGGGCGAGATGCCTACAACATTGATACCGACGGAACCCAGATTGTAGACCTGCGTGCGATTGTAGTACATCGGCGAGTCGAGGCCGATGGTGCCCGATACGCCGTTGCCGAATTGGGCGGTGTACTGGATGTTGTTCACGCCGGTGACGGTGTCGTGCCCGCCGAGCAGGGACGAGCTAAGGTTGCCCGGATAGCCGTGCCATGGTGTGGCGTAGGCGGATGCCGACTTACCGAAGGTGAAGCCGGCGAACTGG includes:
- a CDS encoding porin, with translation MKLTKSLILSSAAMFAGGGAQAADLPVKAKAIEYVKVCTLYGAGFWYVPGTDTCIKLGGHLRASTTINGRNHNGPFWNGNGGQHNRYADRFTARSRMALTVDTRTATEYGVVRTFGQIDFDFDDPDNTASFSGFPFGSSVYMENLFIQFAGFTFGKSASAYATPWHGYPGNLSSSLLGGHDTVTGVNNIQYTAQFGNGVSGTIGLDSPMYYNRTQVYNLGSVGINVVGISPNAYANVHAPDIVGNIRVDQAWGLFQFSAAAHEVSGSYDTLTAGTAAPSALSEISGHPASKWGGSVMAALQVKNLPTGPGDDIKIDASYAVGTTKNVISTSGFSPSFAMFSGTSAAGAYQSIGLGATSDAIYLPAAFGGDGQLKLTKAWGIRGAFNHNWDPYWSTSLFGSYSAVRYDGAVGDLSTAKGAYCAAFAVTHPGQGATYTCDPSFNVAQLGVITRWTPVKNLSFAAELLWVHLDQKMSGTSLFGPGAPKPTATYEFKDQNTLSLLLNARRNF